From Elephas maximus indicus isolate mEleMax1 chromosome 1, mEleMax1 primary haplotype, whole genome shotgun sequence, a single genomic window includes:
- the CENPW gene encoding centromere protein W: MALSTTVPQKKNIKRKAPRGFLKRAMKQQKPHLRLETNGDLLIHLNCLLFIHRLAEESRINASESKCRTIKKEHVVAAAKVILKKSRG; this comes from the exons ATGGCGCTCTCGACCACAGTTCCCCAAAAGAAGAACATAAAGCGGAAGGCTCCTCGCGGCTTTCTAAAACGCGCCATGAAGCAACAGAAGCCTCACCTGCGTCTGGAGACTAATGGCGACTTACTG atTCATCTGAACTGTTTACTGTTTATTCATCGATTAGCAGAAGAGTCCAGGATAAATGCTAGTGAGAGTAAGTGTAGAACAATTAAAAAGGAGCATGTCGTGGCTGCAGCAAAG GTAATTCTAAAGAAGAGCAGAGGTTAG